The genome window CGCATGTAGGAATCGCGCGCACCACCCGGAACATCGACGAGTTCATCAAAGAACCGCCGCATCTGTTCGGCCCGTAAGGCCTTGGCGTGGCTTTCCACCGCCCAGGCCGCTTGCCGCGCCTCGTCGATCCCCGCCTCGAACGCCAGCGCAGCGGCGGCGCTCGCCATGTCGGGATCGCGCTCCGGCCAGGGCGTGAACGGCGGGCGCGTGTAGGGCTGCGGCGACACCGCCCCGTCCCGGTCGACCGCATGTCTTTGCGGCGCGCGCGAATAGCTTTCCGCCCCGCCGGCCAGAATGCAGTCCGCAGCCCCGCTTTCGATCAGGCGCGCCCCGAGCACGATCGCATCGAGACCCGAACAGCACTGACGGTCGATCGTCAGGGCGGGTGTCTCCTCGCCGAGACCGGCAAGCAAAGCAGCACGGCGGGCAGGGTTCCCGCCTCCGTGGAGCCCGTTGCCGACGATGATCTCGTCGACACGCGCGGCGGGCAGGCCCGCGGAGTCAAGCACGCTGACAAGCACCGGAGCCGCGAGAGCATCCACATCCAGGCCGGAAAAGGCACCCCCGCGCGGGACCACGGCACTGCGTCTTGCCGAAACCAGATAAACGGCTTCACTCATGCGCCGTCTTCCAGCTCTGCGACCCGACGTGACAGCGCAACAAGATCGGGCTTGCCACCGGCGGTGAGCGGCCAGTCGTCCAGCATGTAGAACGCCCTCGGCACCTTGATCGGATCGAGATGCGCCAGGCAATGGCGTCGCAGCGCGTCGGGCAGCAGGGGAGATGCTGTGTTTTCCGGGCGTAAAGCCGCCACGATACGCTGCCCCCGCAAGGGGTCGGGCCTTCCGAAAACGGCACATGCGCCGACGTTATCAGCATTGAGAAGCACTGCCTCGATTTCCTCGGCAAAC of Stappia sp. ES.058 contains these proteins:
- a CDS encoding thiolase family protein — protein: MSEAVYLVSARRSAVVPRGGAFSGLDVDALAAPVLVSVLDSAGLPAARVDEIIVGNGLHGGGNPARRAALLAGLGEETPALTIDRQCCSGLDAIVLGARLIESGAADCILAGGAESYSRAPQRHAVDRDGAVSPQPYTRPPFTPWPERDPDMASAAAALAFEAGIDEARQAAWAVESHAKALRAEQMRRFFDELVDVPGGARDSYMRRLTPATCRRSRVLATKSGVPIRAATAAVSADAAAFVCLVSARLLRDLERERVCRFVAAASAGCDPGLPGLAPVVAGRKLAARSGIALNALCVSEVMEAYAAQAIACVEGLGLDPLAVNRSGGALARGHPIGASGAILAVRLFHELCREDEGRLGLAAIASAGGLGTAVLLQSARA